The following DNA comes from Cytophagales bacterium.
GGCAGCGACTTTGATCAAATAAAGTCCTGTTGGTCGGGAAGAGGCATCCCAAACAAAGTCCTGAGTTCTCTCGTCAAGCACTTGCTGCAACAAAACATTTCCCTGAAGGTCATAGATCGCAATTTGCTTCTCACCTTCCGTTTCATCGCCAAACTGCAAGCTAAACGAAGAAGCAGATGGATTAGGCCAGATCTTCAGCTCCACTGGAAGGTTGGTCTGTCCCAACAAATCAGGGGCAGACTCAGTGTCAACTCCACCAAATGCATCGTTAACAGAACCATACAGCTGGAATACTTGATCTGTTACTCCTCCGAAAATTGAAGCTGGCGTCCAGTCCGTCGCTCCTGCACCGAACAGGTTAGCCTGATCTCTGAAGAAGCCCTGCTCTCCAACCACAGAGGCCTGAGTAGACCAAAACCACTGGGTCGCATTAGGGAAGAAATTCAAGTTTACATAAACACTGATCCAGTAAGTACCTTCACCCAAGGTAGCAGCCGTAGGCAATTCCAGATCCAGATTCGTGCTTGCTGGATTTGAAATTGGTGCGAAAGCGCCACTGTTATACACTTCCGTTCCTGGTACGCCACCGGCATCATCGTAAATCACGACTGTAGCACTGGTCAACAATGGTGCATTATTAGCTCCACCTGCAGCAAAAACGCGCTCTATGGTCCAGTTTTGACCTGCAGGTACCGTCACGTCTGCGGCCGTTTGAGCAATCGCTCCGAAATCAAGGAAATTTTGTGAAGGTCGGCTACCTACAGCCGGCTCAAATTGCTCGTAAATCGGAAATTCCGCAATGTTGATGGTAAACCCTTCCGCTACGGTTTCATTCTCAGTAGATGCAACTAACCCTATAGTTACACTACCGAGGGTATCGGCGGCAAAGCTGATCTGGATTTCATCTTCCACAAGTACAGCTGTTACCAAGTTGGGGTCGCTATTGGTCAATGTGATTGTAATTTCATCATCACCTTCGTTTTGCTCCCACCATTTTCTTCTGCGTCCTTCGTCTTCTTCGAAGGTGAAAAGTCCGGCAATAGAGATGGTCGTGTCCGGAGCATTTACAGGAACGGTGAAATCATTCAACAAGAAGTTGGCCATCAATTCAGGCTGATCTCTTCTTCTCACAAAGTCGAAGGCAGAATACAAGCCATTACCATGAACAGCAGCTGCTACAAATCCATCCTTACGGGTTTTGACCTGAGCAACGACCGTCTCTCCGATTCTGGTGCTCCATCTTCTCCACCATCTCTGGTTATTAGGACGGATGGTTCTGGCATAGTAAAGACCAACGCTTGTACCTACATAATATCCCTCAGAATTTCCTTCAACAGCTAACCACCTTACAGAAGGTCCGCTTCCAGTTCCATCAGGGTTTTCCTCCAGGTTACCACTGATATCTGTCCAAGTATCTCCGGCATCTTCACTGTAGAAAATACTAGGAATACTGTAGTTCGAGAAGACAGCAAACACACGATCAGAATTGGTAGGATCTACCGTCATACAAACCACGTTGCCTGGAGGTAAACCTTTGCCCGTTGACAGGTCTACCAACGTAGAACCGTCAATGTTCGCATTGTCAATGCGATAAATTCCACCAGCATTGGTACCGAAATAAAGTTTGTTGGCTTCTGGGAAAGTAGATACATCCAAAGATGTAATGGTTCCCGGAACGATTGAATTGGTCATTTCTGTCCAATTCACAGAAGTAGTTGCGTTGGAGAACAATGGAATACCATCCAGGTCATTATTCCTCCACATGCGGTTGCCAGCGGGCATGTACATGATGTTGTCATTGCGAGGATCAAGAATGAATGGCGCAATGAAGCCAAATCCTGATGCTCCTGAAGGCTGTACTCTCGCGAAAGACTCAAAGTTTCCTAGCGAGTCGAAGTTAAGTCGAAAAACCACACCTCGCTGAGCAGAAACGTAGCGCGTACGTCCACCGTCAGCAATAGCTGCATACGCACCGTCACCACCGAAATCTTCAATCCAGGTAGCATCAGACTCAGTTGAATCTGTGAACCAGGTTCCATTGTCCTGGAATCCCGAGAGTAAGTCTTCATTCTCCGACTCAGGATCGAATGCCACTACATAAGGTTGTGTGGTGATGTATCCCCGGTTCAGATCCGTCCAGGTTACCGGCTCAACGCCGCCGCTGATTTCTGTGATGTCTTCCGCACGGAAAACTCCTCCGTCATTACCAGAAAGTGCTCTGTTCGGATCAGACGGATAGAATACTAATTCGTGCTGATCAGGGTGCTGATTGGTGTAAAGGCTTACATTATTCAATGGAGAATAACCACCGATCCAGCTGTCCTGTCCTGCAGGAGTTCTGAACCCCGTGAATGAACGATAGATGTTCGTCCCGCCAACAAATACCAGGTTTGGGTTTGTTGGGTGAACCCGTACGATCAGGTTGTAGCTTGTTTGAGAATTGAAGCTACCTACTGAACCACCCAGTGCCGGCAGATTCACACTCAAATCTGTCCATGCCGTGCTGTCAGGCTCGTCCGCGTTGTACTCCCAAAGGAATCCTAATGTACCTGCTTCATTCTCTGCCAAAGCAAATACGATGTTTTCGCTGGAAGGTGCAAAACCAAGCACAGTTCTACCTGTCAATGGTGACCATCCTACAGGTGTGATGTTCGTCCAGGTATCTCCGTCGGTTGAAGTGAATACACCAGCGTTTGGTGTCCCTGTTGCTTCTATCGCGGCATACAAGGTACCACTATTGGTAACGATCACTTCTGTCCAGTTAGGAAATCCTCCCTCCAATACTTGTGTAAAGTTTCTGGCAAAATCTGTAGACTTATGAACCCCATCTCTGGTAGATACATATACATCGCCAGTTACTGGATGCACTGCAATATTGGAAACCAGATCAAAGGGAGAGAATTCTACAGGATCATCGTCCTGCGTATTTCTGGAAACATGGAAAGAACGACCGCCATTGAATGAACGATAGATACCATTTCCCTGATAAAATGCACCGGCAGCACTGGCTGAGTTTCCTACCCCCTCACCAGTTCCATAATACCAGATGTGCCCTTTACCAGGCCTTGGATCCTGCACGATACAAGTGATACTCGGATGCTGAAATTGTTTCGTGATCTTTCTCCATGACTCTCCACCATCTTCGGATCGCCACAAACCACCTGAAACACCACCGGCGAGGATCACATTCTCATTGGTTCGGTCAATTGCCAATGCGCGGGTTCTACCCCCAACATTGAAAGGACCTCTGTTTCTCCATCTTCTATTCTGGAAGAATCGGGCTTCTTCCGGAGATTTCGCTTCTTCTACAAAAGGCTGAATACCTTGTGCAAATTCCACTTCTTTCATCCAGATTTCTACCGGAAATTCACCCGTATATGGGTTGACCAACATTTGTCGCTCAGCTTCCGCACGATCGATGGCATTATCACCAATACGCTTGGGGGTGTTGGAATACTCAGCAATGTTGTTGTCAAAGATCTTGGTCATCTTGTACAATTGATGACCATCATAAGTAGATGCCTCGGTTTTGAGTCGAGGGTCTACCTGAGCATAAGAAATAACGGTAAACGCCAATAGGAATAATAAGGTAGCGCCAACCTTTCTTGCTAGTAATTTGATTTTCATGGTTTTTATGAAATTTTAGGTTTACACAACCCCAATATTTGGCATGAAGGCGGTGAGGCAATAGAATATTCTGCCCCAACAATGGGTAGGTATGCGGTTCATAATGATATTAAGGTTGATTGGGTTTAAAGGTAAAATAGGCTACCTGAAATACAATGCTTCTAATCCAATAAATGCAGCTAAGTGTCGTTTTTTGTCAATCACAATTCAATGCTCCTATTTACCGGCCATGATTAGTATTTGCTCAATTAATTTTTTAACTTGAAAACAACTAAAGTATCTATCTATGAAAAAATTGACAATTCAACAGCAAAAGACCCTCCAAGGCGGTGATCTCAGAATACCCAAAGGCACCGGAAGAAGAAACGGGTGATGAGAAAATTAACGAAGCAGGCGCTACTGATTGTAAAAGGTGGAGCGCAAGACGTAGGTGATATAGACAGAACTCAGCCGAATAAATTACATAAATAATAAGCGTGCTAACATGATTAAGGTACCTAAAAAACGTATGCAAACTATTAAAGCCGGATACTTCAAGGGAGTAGATGGACTTAAGTAACTCTTTCTCAATCACGATCAATTAATCCATACATATCATGAAACCAATTCCTAAAAGTTCTCAAAAATCCATTCAAGGTGGTTGGCCAAAAGCTTGGAAAGTCTGATTCGAGATCAACTTTATTATTCCCCTTTAAACCATTTTAAACAATGAAACGAATTACAATAAAATCACAGCAATCTGTTCGTGGCGGATGCTGGCCAAAAGAGTGGAAATAACGACTCTTCCGTTTAGCAAAAATCTTTTTACTTCCATTCATTAAATCACTGAACCATGAAAAAAATCACCAGAACCCAATTACAAACCATCAAAGGAGGCAGGAAACGTCCCGGGCGTGCTTGAACAGATTTATGAAAAAACTTAGCAATAAACAATTGAAAGCTGTGAAAGCTGGATCGGATCTACAAGATTGGTGGAGATGAGCATGAAGAAACTCACCAACATACAAATGCAAACCATTATTGCAGGCACTGACGCCACCAGTGAAGACCCGGGGGCTGATATTGATTTTGTGGGCCTTTCCAGGAAATAACATCTTCTGCGACTTTACCCATAGAAACTAATGATCACAATTATGAAACGTTCCATTAAACCCTTGAATTTAAGTCAAGTTAAAATCACGAAAGTCCAGATGAAAACAATTTATGGCGGTCCTACCCGTCGCGCAGAATTGGATCATGTAGGGGCTTATAACTTCTATAAATAATCATGAAAAGAACCAATAAATTAAGCGCTGTAAAAATCACTAAAGTGCAATTGCATACCATCTATGGCGGGCCCACTCGTCGTGCTGATTAATCCAGCTCTCTCAATAAGTCATGAAAAAACTTAGCCAAAAAGCACTCAAGTCCATCAAGGGTGGGCAGGATGGAGATGATCTGTTTTAAGCAGCCATCTATTAATTAAACTGACAATCAATGACCGAAAGAGCATTCTCTTTCGGTTTTTTCATGCATGGAAAACAACCAACCCTACAAAAAACTAGCAGATCTAGTGATCACGTTTGAAGGATCACAAATATTCATTCGGTCCAATGCCGGTGGCGTCGGCATCGTTACCGACCCGGTGATCGTTGAAGTACTGGCCTATTTTGATGCACCCAGAACCTCCAGGGACTTTGAAGGAGAATTCGGAAAGGAAACCCTTCACCTCATGGAAAGTCTGGTCGAAGCAAACCTGTTGGTAGCGGCCAACAAAGAGCGTGACTCTCCTGTTTTTTTCGGGTTCTTCAGTGGATTCGATGTGCACAGAAAAATGCTTGCCGATCAGGAGCGATTGTCGAAATACCGTGAAGCCATCTTTGCCACCGTCTCCGAGGGTGATGTGGTCATTGATGCCGGCGCAGGAACAGGAATTTTATCCGTCTATGCGGCCCAGGCCGGAGCGGCCAAAGTTTATGCCATAGACAATAGCGAAATGGCTTTGATGATCCCTAAGCTGGCCAAAGAAAATGGTTTTGACCAGATCATCGAAGTGGTTCAGGCCGACTTTGCCGAGGTACAGCTACCCGAAAAAGCAGATGTGATGGTCAGTGAAACATTTGGATTTTGGGCACTGGATGAAGGCGCTATACCTGATTTGCAGCAATGCGCGAAACGGCACTTAAAAATCGGAGGTCGTATGATCCCTGAAGCTTTTAGTCTTTATCTGGCCCCGATCAAAACTGCTCCCGATAATCTATATTCCGTCTTCGATGATCGATTCGATGAAGTGCGTATGGAATGTCTGGCAAACGAATCCAGCCTTCAATCATCGGTCTCCAAGCTCGACCCTGAAGCAGTTGGGAATTCCATTTTCGTCGGTCGATACTTAACGCTAGAGGTAACGGAAATCATTGAAGAAGCAACTCAAATCCCTGGCCCTTGTGAAGCTTTGTGTGCTTACTTCACATTGCATCTTTCACCCGAAATTGACCTCACCAATGCCCCACATGGCGCCACCACCAGTTGGATCCAGGCAACACTACCTATCCTACTACCTCACTCTGAAAATCAACTCAACCTTCGAATAGAACCCGCCCCTGAAAACAGAAGGGCCATTTCGCTCACCCTAACTGGTGATGTTGAAAAAACGATCAGAATATCCTGATCCATCAAGCATTCTTATTCATTAAAATTTTGACACGAAATACCAAATTCACTAAATCATGAAAATAAAACGAATACAAACTTTTCTGATACTTATTATCGGTTTGGTCCTCTTTTCCTGTGAAGATGACCTGTTGAGCATAGAACTAAACACGGATCAGTTAACAGAAACCACATTATCTGACGCCAGTGCGTCCCAGGATGAAAACAGCCCGCTTAGTAGTGCTTCTGGAGGGGCATTGGACAATGCCGGAGGCCTTGATGGGGATTCAAGTACATTTTATTGAGTACAGTAGCTAGATTGGTCTTAGTGAGCCACTAAGACCAGAGCTACGGTAATTATTGAACAATACGTTTCTCAAAATTCATGCAATAAACTCCTGTAACTAAAGAATTTCTTATCTTCATAGCCATAAAACATTGCCTGGCTGGCAAAACATAAACCCTTAATCATTGAAATCATGTTGAAGCTCGATTCATCTAAATCATC
Coding sequences within:
- a CDS encoding 50S ribosomal protein L11 methyltransferase; the protein is MENNQPYKKLADLVITFEGSQIFIRSNAGGVGIVTDPVIVEVLAYFDAPRTSRDFEGEFGKETLHLMESLVEANLLVAANKERDSPVFFGFFSGFDVHRKMLADQERLSKYREAIFATVSEGDVVIDAGAGTGILSVYAAQAGAAKVYAIDNSEMALMIPKLAKENGFDQIIEVVQADFAEVQLPEKADVMVSETFGFWALDEGAIPDLQQCAKRHLKIGGRMIPEAFSLYLAPIKTAPDNLYSVFDDRFDEVRMECLANESSLQSSVSKLDPEAVGNSIFVGRYLTLEVTEIIEEATQIPGPCEALCAYFTLHLSPEIDLTNAPHGATTSWIQATLPILLPHSENQLNLRIEPAPENRRAISLTLTGDVEKTIRIS
- a CDS encoding T9SS type A sorting domain-containing protein, yielding MKIKLLARKVGATLLFLLAFTVISYAQVDPRLKTEASTYDGHQLYKMTKIFDNNIAEYSNTPKRIGDNAIDRAEAERQMLVNPYTGEFPVEIWMKEVEFAQGIQPFVEEAKSPEEARFFQNRRWRNRGPFNVGGRTRALAIDRTNENVILAGGVSGGLWRSEDGGESWRKITKQFQHPSITCIVQDPRPGKGHIWYYGTGEGVGNSASAAGAFYQGNGIYRSFNGGRSFHVSRNTQDDDPVEFSPFDLVSNIAVHPVTGDVYVSTRDGVHKSTDFARNFTQVLEGGFPNWTEVIVTNSGTLYAAIEATGTPNAGVFTSTDGDTWTNITPVGWSPLTGRTVLGFAPSSENIVFALAENEAGTLGFLWEYNADEPDSTAWTDLSVNLPALGGSVGSFNSQTSYNLIVRVHPTNPNLVFVGGTNIYRSFTGFRTPAGQDSWIGGYSPLNNVSLYTNQHPDQHELVFYPSDPNRALSGNDGGVFRAEDITEISGGVEPVTWTDLNRGYITTQPYVVAFDPESENEDLLSGFQDNGTWFTDSTESDATWIEDFGGDGAYAAIADGGRTRYVSAQRGVVFRLNFDSLGNFESFARVQPSGASGFGFIAPFILDPRNDNIMYMPAGNRMWRNNDLDGIPLFSNATTSVNWTEMTNSIVPGTITSLDVSTFPEANKLYFGTNAGGIYRIDNANIDGSTLVDLSTGKGLPPGNVVCMTVDPTNSDRVFAVFSNYSIPSIFYSEDAGDTWTDISGNLEENPDGTGSGPSVRWLAVEGNSEGYYVGTSVGLYYARTIRPNNQRWWRRWSTRIGETVVAQVKTRKDGFVAAAVHGNGLYSAFDFVRRRDQPELMANFLLNDFTVPVNAPDTTISIAGLFTFEEDEGRRRKWWEQNEGDDEITITLTNSDPNLVTAVLVEDEIQISFAADTLGSVTIGLVASTENETVAEGFTINIAEFPIYEQFEPAVGSRPSQNFLDFGAIAQTAADVTVPAGQNWTIERVFAAGGANNAPLLTSATVVIYDDAGGVPGTEVYNSGAFAPISNPASTNLDLELPTAATLGEGTYWISVYVNLNFFPNATQWFWSTQASVVGEQGFFRDQANLFGAGATDWTPASIFGGVTDQVFQLYGSVNDAFGGVDTESAPDLLGQTNLPVELKIWPNPSASSFSLQFGDETEGEKQIAIYDLQGNVLLQQVLDERTQDFVWDASSRPTGLYLIKVAAGNGSSKVFTVLKR